A window of the SAR324 cluster bacterium genome harbors these coding sequences:
- a CDS encoding carbohydrate ABC transporter permease, translating into MKSNRVLLSILGWVIGFIIFFPILWMVMASLKTEIDAVATPPSFFFTPTLENYFVVQNRSNYLNYAWNSIVISVFATLLAILIAVPASYSFAFRPTKRTKFKLVWILSTKMMPPVGVLIPMYLFYKNMGLLDTHLGLILIYTLMNLPIVIWVLYTYFKDIPQEILEAAQMECDGLLKIFLYILLPLSKSAIFSTSLLSIVLIWNESFWSLNLTAFEAAPLTAFISSYSSPEGLFWAKLSAASTLAILPIMFLGWVTQKQMVKGLTLGAVK; encoded by the coding sequence ATGAAATCCAATAGAGTTCTGCTATCAATCCTTGGTTGGGTGATCGGTTTCATCATCTTCTTCCCAATCCTTTGGATGGTGATGGCTAGTCTTAAGACAGAGATTGATGCTGTTGCTACACCTCCCAGCTTCTTCTTCACACCCACTCTGGAGAATTATTTTGTTGTACAGAATCGAAGCAACTACCTGAATTACGCTTGGAACTCCATCGTGATTTCAGTGTTTGCGACCTTATTGGCGATCCTGATTGCTGTACCAGCAAGCTATAGCTTTGCCTTCCGACCAACCAAGCGTACAAAGTTCAAGCTGGTCTGGATTCTTTCGACTAAGATGATGCCTCCCGTTGGAGTGTTGATTCCGATGTACTTGTTTTACAAGAACATGGGGCTGCTGGATACGCATCTGGGCTTGATTCTGATTTACACATTGATGAACCTACCGATTGTCATCTGGGTGCTCTATACCTATTTTAAAGATATTCCACAGGAAATTTTGGAAGCAGCCCAGATGGAATGTGATGGTCTTTTGAAAATTTTTCTTTATATATTGCTTCCGTTGTCAAAATCAGCGATCTTCTCCACGAGTTTGTTGAGTATTGTGTTGATCTGGAACGAGTCTTTCTGGAGCTTGAACCTGACAGCATTTGAAGCGGCTCCGTTGACAGCCTTCATTTCTTCCTATTCCAGTCCGGAAGGGTTGTTCTGGGCTAAGCTTTCAGCGGCCTCCACCCTGGCGATCCTGCCGATCATGTTCCTTGGTTGGGTGACCCAGAAGCAAATGGTGAAAGGACTGACCCTCGGGGCAGTCAAATAA
- a CDS encoding sugar ABC transporter permease, translating to MKLRVLSDYPAIVVLLIWMLGPLIATIYYSLIRYNLLNPRIKGFAGIENYEFLLTDFVFTDSIYNSIQLLGSIIGITVVLGLLISYLLDQDLYGGRLLQLVIISPFFVMPTVSALIWKNLLMHPVNGYFTYLLGLFGLPPIDWFADIPLGSIIIIVSWNWLPFAVLVFITAQQSMSLEIKEASKMDGAGHLAFFFQIYLPHLGKAIGAVVMIQMIFHLNIFAEIFTTTTGGPGTQTTNLAFLVYRKALLDFDIGGASAGGIISIVFANIVAIFLLRMIAKNMNSD from the coding sequence ATGAAACTAAGAGTACTTTCTGATTATCCAGCAATCGTTGTGCTGCTCATTTGGATGCTTGGTCCCCTCATCGCTACGATCTACTACTCTCTCATTCGCTATAACCTGCTGAATCCACGTATCAAGGGATTTGCGGGTATTGAGAACTACGAGTTTCTGCTCACTGATTTTGTTTTTACTGATTCGATTTACAATTCTATTCAGTTACTGGGGAGCATCATTGGCATCACAGTAGTGTTGGGATTATTGATTTCTTACTTGTTGGATCAAGATCTTTACGGGGGGCGATTATTACAGTTGGTCATCATTTCGCCCTTTTTCGTGATGCCTACGGTCAGCGCATTGATTTGGAAGAATCTGTTGATGCATCCAGTCAACGGCTACTTCACGTACCTACTTGGTCTTTTCGGACTACCTCCAATCGATTGGTTTGCTGATATCCCACTTGGCTCTATCATCATCATTGTTTCTTGGAACTGGTTACCCTTTGCTGTCTTGGTGTTTATCACGGCACAACAATCCATGAGCTTGGAAATTAAAGAAGCATCCAAGATGGACGGTGCCGGGCACTTAGCTTTTTTCTTCCAGATTTACTTGCCACATCTGGGAAAGGCTATCGGGGCGGTAGTGATGATCCAGATGATCTTTCACCTGAATATTTTTGCAGAAATCTTTACCACAACGACTGGGGGGCCTGGCACACAGACCACAAATTTGGCCTTCCTTGTCTATCGTAAGGCACTACTAGATTTTGATATTGGGGGAGCCTCAGCTGGTGGAATCATCTCCATTGTTTTTGCCAACATTGTCGCGATCTTCCTGCTACGGATGATTGCCAAGAACATGAATTCTGACTGA